The region CCCTTATGAGCGAGAGCGCCTTCGCCGATCGCATTGTGCAGAACCTGCTCGACACTGACTTCTACAAACTGAGCATGATGCAGGCGGTGCTGCACAACTATCCCAACGTCGAGGTGGAGTGGGAGTTTCGCTGCCGCAACGGCGAAGACCTGCGCCCTTATCTGGCGCAGATCCGTGAGCAGATCGACCAGTTGTGCGAGCTGAGCCTGGCCAATGGTCAACTGGGATTTCTTGAGCAGATCAACTTCATCAAGCCGGACTTCCTGCGTTTCCTTGGCCTGTTTCGCTTCAATTTGCGTTATCTGCACCTGGGCATCGAGAACGACCAGTTGTACCTGCGCATCCGCGGCCCCTGGCTGCATGTAATCCTCTTCGAAGTGCCCTTGCTGGCGATCATCAGTGAAGTGCGCAACCGTCAGCGTCACCCGTTGGTCAAGCTGAGCGAAGCGCGCGACCAGCTGTACCGCAAATTCGACTGGCTCAGGGCCCATGCCAGCAGCGATGAACTGGCCGAGTTGCAGGTAGCCGACTTCGGCACCCGCCGACGCTTCTCCTACAAGGTTCAGGAAGAAGTGGTAAGGGTGCTGAAGGAAGACTTCCCTGCGCGTTTCGTTGGCACCAGTAACGTTCACCTGGCACGAAAACTGGATATCAAGCCCCTGGGGACCATGGCCCATGAATGGATCATGGCCCATCAGCAACTGGGGCCTCGACTGATCGACAGCCAGATCGCCGCCCTCGACTGCTGGGTGCGTGAGTACCGCGGCCTGCTTGGCATCGCCCTGACCGACTGCATCACCATGGATGCTTTTTTGGGCGACTTCGATCTGTTCTTCGCCAAGCTGTTCGACGGTCTGCGCCATGACTCGGGCGACCCGGTGCTTTGGGCGGAAAAGGCCATCGCTCACTACCGCAAGCTGGGTATCGACCCGATGACCAAGACCCTGGTGTTTTCCGATGGCCTGAACCTGACCAAGTCACTGGAAATCTTCCGTGCCCTGCGCGGTCGGATCAATGTCAGCTTTGGCATTGGTACCAACCTGACCTGTGACATTCCAGGGGTGGCGCCGATGAGCATCGTGCTTAAAATGACCGACTGCAACGGCCAGCCTGTCGCCAAGATTTCCGACGAGGCAGCCAAGACCCAATGCCGCGACGAAAATTTCGTCGCTTACCTGCGCCATGTCTTCAAAGTGCCCAAGGAGTAATTCATGCAAGCCGTCCAGCGAGAGATCGCGCAAGCGCTCAAGGTCCAGCCGCCATTCGCCGACCGCGCCGCGCTCGATGCCGAAGTGGCCCGGCGCGTGGCATTCATCAAGCAATGCTTGAACAACGCACGGATGAAGACCCTGGTCCTGGGCATCAGTGGTGGTGTCGACTCGCTGACTGCAGCACTGTTGGCGCAACGGGCCATCAATGAGCTGCGCAGCGAAACCGGCGACCCGGCCTATTGCTTCATCGCTGTGCGGCTGCCCTACCACGTGCAGCAGGATGAACACGACGCCCAGGCTTGCCTGGATGTGATCAAGCCGGACGAGCTGCACACGGTGAACATCGCCCCAGCGGTACAGGCGCTGGCCAAAGAGGTGCAGGCGCTGGAAAACGGCAAGCCGGCGATGGTCGACTTCGTGGTTGGCAACACCAAGGCACGCATGCGTATGGTCGCTCAGTACACCATCGCCGGCGCTCGCCAGGGCCTGGTGATCGGCACCGACCATGCCGCCGAAGCGGTGATGGGTTTCTTTACCAAGTTTGGCGATGGATCCTGCGACCTGGCCCCGTTGAGCGGCCTGGTAAAAAACCAGGTACGGGCAATCGCCCGCAGCTTTGGCGCTCCGGAGTCACTGGTAGAGAAAGTGCCCACTGCTGATTTGGAAGACCTGGCCCCGGGTAAACCGGACGAAGCTTCTCATGGTGTTACCTATGAGCAGATTGATGCGTTTCTGCACGGAGAACCCGTGAGCGAAGAAGCCTTCGAGATTATCAAGGGCACCTACGAGAAGACCCAGCACAAGCGCGAAATGCCATTCGCGCCTTGATGAAAGCATCGCGGGGCAAGCACGCTCCTACAGTTTGTCTGTAGGAGCATGATTGCCCAGCGATTTCAAAGGTAACGCGTTACTTCAGAGTAACGGTGCCTTTCATCATCGAGATGTGGCCTGGGAACGAGCAGAAGAAGCCGTACTTCTCACCCGCTGCCAGTTTCGACACGTCGAAAGTAACCGAGTCTTTCTCGCCCGCACCAATGACTTTGGTGTGAGCGATAACACGTGCATCACCGTCTTTCAGGTATTGCTTGTCGATACCAGCCGACAGGCCATCGGTAGCAATTGGCTGCATGTCAGCTTCTTTGCTGATCACCAGGTTGTGGCCCATGACGTTCTTCGGCAGCGAGCCGGAGTGAGTCAGTTCAACGGTGAAAGTCTTGCAGCTTTTGTCGATGGCGATGTCTTTGGTGTTGAAGGACATCTGGTCGGTGGAGTCGACGGTAACCTTACACTCAGCGGCAAACACCTGAGTGCTGGCCAGAGTCAGCAAAGATACAGCTACAACTTTGGCAAACATCGTGAATCTCCTTGGCAGGGTTTTGATCAGTTTGCAGACTGCCTGAATCACTTCATCCCTTCCCTGATATGAATCAAGAGGCCGGAGAAGCGCCGGACAGTAGATTTGTTCTATGGATTGTATACAGCCAATCAAAGTGCACATCATGCGCCATTCCGGGACGATGAAACAACCTCTCATTCAGGAGTAGAAGCCATGTCCCTCAACAGCTTGATGAACAGCTTGCTCGCCGCTTATGCCTGCGGTGCCAGTGGCGCCACTTGCGAGTTCTGTCGTTCCGAATAAGATCCGCCCTTGGAAGCGGCGGGTATGCGCCTTACTCTCTGTGTGCTTGTTATCGGAGAGATGAAATGCCTGTACGTTCCATTTGCGTATTCTGTGGCGCCAGCACCGGCGTCAACCCTGCCTACCGCGATGCAGCCATCGCCCTTGGCCAGACCATCGCCCAGCGTGGCCTCACCCTGGTTTACGGCGGCGGTGCCGTCGGCCTGATGGGGATCGTGGCTGACGCGGCCATGGCCGCTGGCGGTGAAGTTATCGGGATAATCCCGCAGGCTCTGAAAAGCGCCGAGATCGGCCATACCGGGTTGACCCGCCTGGAAGTCGTCGACGGTATGCATGCGCGCAAGGCACGCATGGCTGAACTGAGCGACGCATTCGTCGCCCTGCCCGGCGGCCTGGGCACCCTGGAAGAGTTGTTTGAAGTCTGGACCTGGGGCCAACTGGGTTACCACGCCAAGCCCCTGGGGCTGCTCGATGTCAACGGTTTCTACAGCAAACTTGGCAGCTTCCTCGACCATGTGGTGGAAGAAGGCTTTGTGCGCCCACAACATCGGGCCATGCTGCAACTTGCCGACGCCCCTGGCGAACTACTCGACGCCATGGAAAACTTCCAGGCGCCGGTCGCCCCTAAATGGGTAGACAAAAAGCCTGACTAAGCCTGGGCGCCTTCCAATGGCATCACCGTAACCTGCACCTGCGGATCATGCGTGCCGCCGCCGAGAATCACGCCACGCAGCGGTGACACATCAAAGAAGTCCCGGCCCCAGGCCAAGGTGATGTGCTCCAGCGCAGGCAGCAGGTTGTTGGTTGGGTCAAAGTCGACCCAGCCCTGGATTGGACAAAATACCGAGACCCACGCGTGCGAGGCGTCAGCCCCCACCAGGCGCGGTTGCCCAGGCGGCGGTCGAGTCAGCAGATAGCCACTGACATAGCGCGCCGCCAGCCCCCTTGAACGCAGGCAGGCAAGCATCAGGTGAGCAAAGTCCTGGCAAACGCCCCGCCTGCGCTCAAGCACTTGCTCCAACGGCGTAGCGACCTGGGTCGCGCCGGCCTCGAAGGTGAACTCGCTGAAGATTTTTTCCATTAATGCCTGGGAGCCCGCGAGCAAAGGTCGGCCTGGGGCAAAGCACGATGCGCTGAAAGCAACGAAACGCTGCTTCAGACGCACGTAGGGCGATTCAAAACGGTAGCGACAAGCCTGCAGATGCTCGCTCGACAGCGGCTTGCTGGTATAGCTCAGTGCATCACGAACCTGCTCCCACGCCGGTGAAACACTCAATTGTGGAGCGCTTCGCGGCAACACCTCGACATGCAAGCGCGCGACCACACGCAACTGCTCATGCTGGCGTTCAAAGGCCAGGCGCGTAAGCGGATTTCCGAACACATCCCATTCGTCCCGTCGCTGGGTCGGCTCGGGGCTGATCTGGAGCACCTGCTCCGTACAACGCTGCCAGGCACAAGGCCGTGGCCATAGGTGAGCCAACTGCTGGGCAAGGGACACCGGACTGTCATAGCGATAATGGGTGTCGTGAACAACATGATAACGCGCACTCATCAGACCGACACCGTTTGCTGACTGACATCGTCGACATGAGCGAAGTGGCGCAGGGCCAAGCGCTCGGAAATACCGCTGCTGGCTGCAGCGACCGATTGCAACAGGTCGGCCAATCCAGTCAACACCGCATGAACACTCGCGCTGCCAAACAACGAGGTCTCGAGGTTGCGCAAGTCGAACTGTTTGAGCTGCTGAGCCAGCAACGCCAGGCCCGGATCAACGGGGCTGGCGAACGCTTCGCACAAGCGTCGGTAGGTACGCACCAGTAGGTTGAGCTGGAACATCACGGCGTGCGGGTTCTGTTCATCCAGCAGCAAAAGGTCGAGCACTGGAATCAGTTGTGCGACCGCCAAATAACGTGAGCGATAGGTAATGCTGCTGTTTCCCAATTCCAGCAGCCACTCAAGCCCAGCCTGATCGTATACCGCCGGCCCGCGCAGGAAAGCTGCCAGGCTGCTGCACAGTGACTGCAGGCGTTCGATGCGCCGACCAATCATCAAAAAGCGCCAGCCTTCGTCGCGGGTCATGTCATCCAGGGCAAAGCCCGACAGCGCCGCCATCGACATGACCAGGCGGTTGAGAAAATCCACCTGTTCCCCAAGGCCCGCCGTGTCATCGCCAAGGCTCTGCGCCTCGCGTTGCAACTCCACCAACGCCTGCCAGTTTTCCCGCGAAAGTTTGCCGCGCACCTGTGACGCTGCCCAGTGCAAGCGCTGCAGGTTATTACTGAGGCTGAAGGCCCAGTCCTGGCCGGCCAAAGCGGCGCGCAAACGCTCGAGCAGCCTGCCCTCGGGCGGCAGCAACGAACGTTCACCCGCCAGCGTCACCGCGGCCTGCAGGGCCAGGGGATCGTCGCCATCGAGATACCGGGTAAGGATGATCCGCAGCAAACGCGCACTGGCATCGCAGCGCTCGCAATACCGTCCGAACCAGAACAGGTTTTCTACTACGCGTGACGGCAGGTACGGGTCTTGCCGCACCAGCTCAGCCACGCCAAGCGTCTGCGCGCTCCGCCACGGCTCATCGACAGGTGCCGTGTCCCCCAACACCCAGATATCTTTGCTGGCGCCTCCACGCTGCATCGACACCACTTCAGCGTCTGCCAGCGCGGCCACTCGGGTAAGGCCGCCCGGCAAGACCCGGTATCCCTCAGCCGTTGACACTGCATAGACCCGCATACCAATGGCCCGTGACCGCAATTGACCTTGGTCCTGCTGCCATACCGGCGCTTGTGACAATTGCGCCAGTTGCTGAGCTACATAGGCATAAGGGCGCGCCTGAATCCGCTGGCGAAGCGCCTGACGCTCGGCCTCGTTCAGCCCACGACCCAATACTGGATTGAAGCGCTGTGAAGGAAAGGCAGGTTTTACCAACAACTGCGGGAGCTGCTCCAGTGCTTGCGCCATCACCGCAGGTTCGCCGCACCACCACGTGGCTATCGATGGCAAGCTGAGTTCCTCGGCAAACAGATGTTGGTTGATGGCTGGTAAAAAGCCCAGCAAACCAGGCGATTCCAACACCCCGGAACCCAGTGCGTTGGCTACCAGAACACGACCCTGACGCACCGCATCGAGCAATCCGGGAACGCCGAGTGCCGAGTCAGTACGCAGCTCCAGCGGATCGCAAAAATCGTCGTCCAGACGACGCATGATTGCATGAACCCGGCGTAATCCGCTGAGCGTCTTGAGAAAGACCGTGGCGTTGCGCACGGTCAAGTCTGCACCCTCTACCAGCGGGTAGCCCAATTGGCGGGCAAGGTACAAATGCTCAAAATAGCTTTCGTTGAAACGGCCCGGCGTTAGCAAGACGACCAGTGGCACCTCCTTCTCGCTGGGTGCCAGGCGCACCAGCGTGTGCTGCAATGCAGCGAAAAAGCCTGCCAGATGCTGAACCCGCAGGTCGCGATACAACTCAGGCAGCGCGCGGGAAACGATGGTCCGATTTTCCAGTGCATAACCCGCGCCGGATGGTGCTTGGGTACGGTCAGCCGTGACCCACCATCGACCATCCGGTGCCCTCGCCAGATCCACCGCGTAGACATGCAGAAAGGTCCCACCGGGCGGGCTGATTCCTTGGCAGGGCCAGAGGAAATTGTTGTGCCCATAGATCAGCTCGCTTGGCAGCAACCCGTTGCGGATCAGCTGTTGCTGACCATAAACGTCGGCCAGAACCGCATTGAGCAGACGTGCGCGCTGGACGATGCCCGAGGCCAACGCCTGCCACTCGGAGGCAGGAATCAGGTGCGGCAACAAATCCAGTTCCCAAGGACGGTCGGCGCCTTGGGGATCGGCATAAATACTGTGAGTGACGCCGTTTTCGCGGAGTTGGCGAGTCAGTGACGCTTGTCGCTGGGTCAACTGTGCCGGGCCGCTACGCTGCAGGTAATCACACACTGGCTGCCAGTGACCACGGACTTTGCCTTGGTCATCGAGCATTTCGTGGTAAGCACCCGGGATTGGCCGGTAGGCATCAAACAAGTCAGGCATGGCGTCGATCGAGGTCTGCAAGTCGATTCAGAGAGCGGAACCGCGCAAGACATGTGCCATATGGCCAAGTCAGTGAATTCCGGCCTGCAACTCATTCAGGTGCACCAAAAGCGCACCGCAGAGAGGCTGCCGTGCAAGCGTTGCACAGATTCGAGGCTTTTCCAGAAAAAACTGCAGGGGAGCGGCGTGATCCGGCCCCCTTTTTTTCAGGGTGCGCTGGCCTCATCGCGGGGCAAGCCCGCTCCCATTGCCAGGGAATTGCTAACTAGCGTGGCACGGCCGGTTGGCGGGCAGGTTTCTTACCGCCTTTACCGCCTTTGGCTGCTTCTTTACGCTCTTTGGCAGCCTGCTGGTTGCGGGCAAATGCCGCTGCCTTGGCTTGCTCGCGCTTGTCCCACGGATTGGAGCCGTCGCTTGCGCGAGGCGGCAAGCCCGTGTGCTGGGTCAGGATCTTCTGATCCTTGGCCACTTTGTGGCTACCCGCTGGCGTGGAGTTCTTGCGTCGAGCACTCTGGTAGCTGTCAGTCGACGGCTGGTGCAGCGGAATCAGCTGATGCTTGCCAGAACCAATCAAGTCGGCACGCCCCATGCGCTCCAGTGCCTCACGCAGCATCGGCCAGCCTTTCGGGTCGTGGTAACGCAGGAACGCCTTGTGCAGGCGACGCTGCTGCTCACTCTTGACGATGGTTACCGGGTCACTCTTGTACGTAACCTTGCGCAGCGGGTTCTTGCCGGAGTGGTACATGGCAGTGGCCGAGGCCATCGGCGACGGGTAGAACGCCTGCACCTGATCAGCACGGAAGCCATTACCCTTGAGCCACAAGGCAAGGTTAATCATGTCTTCGTCGGTGGTACCCGGATGCGCGGCGATGAAGTACGGGATCAGGTACTGTTCTTTACCTGCTTCTTTGGAGTACTTCTCGAACATGCGCTTGAAGCGGTCGTAGCTGCCAATACCCGGCTTCATCATCTGATTCAGCGGGCCTTCCTCAGTGTGCTCCGGGGCAATTTTCAGGTAGCCGCCAACGTGGTGGGTCACCAGTTCCTTGACGTACTCCGGCGATTCCACCGCCAGGTCGTAACGCAGGCCGGAAGCGATGAGGATCTTTTTCACCCCAGGCAGTTCACGTGCGCTGCGATACAGCTTGATCAGGGCCGAGTGGTCGGTGTTCAGGTTCGGGCAGATACCCGGGAACACGCACGACGGCTTGCGGCACGCCGATTCGATCTCGGGGCTCTTGCAGGCAATACGGTACATGTTCGCGGTAGGGCCACCGAGGTCGGAAATGACACCGGTAAAACCTGGAACCTTGTCGCGAATTTCTTCGATTTCACGAATGATCGAATCGTGGGATCGGTTCTGGATGATGCGTCCTTCGTGTTCGGTGATCGAGCAGAAGGTGCAGCCGCCGAAGCAGCCGCGCATGATGTTCACCGAGAAACGGATCATGTCGTAAGCCGGGATCTTCTCCTTGCCGTACGCCGGGTGCGGGATGCGCGCATAGGGCATGCCGAACACGTAGTCCATCTCTTCGGTGGTCATCGGAATGGGCGGCGGGTTGAACCATACGTCAACCTCCCCGTGCTTCTGTACCAGCGCGCGGGCGTTGCCCGGGTTGGTCTCCAGGTGCAACACCCGGTTGGCGTGAGCATAGAGCACGGCGTCAGCACGGACTTTCTCGAACGATGGCAGGCGAATGACCGTTTTGTCACGGGTCATGCGCGGGCTGTCCAGAATCTGTACGACCCTGGCTTCGTTGGGATCTTCGTCCGGGCCTTTTTCCTGCTCGATGGCGCAGGCCTGGGTGTCCTGGGTGTTCACGTACGGGTTGATGATCTTGTCGATCTTACCCGGACGGTCGATACGCGTGGAGTCGACTTCGAACCAGCCTTGCGGCGTGTCGCGTCGAATGAAAGCCGTGCCACGAATATCAGTGATGTCTTCGATCTTCTGGCCAAAAGACAGGCGCTGGGCGACTTCCACGATGGCGCGCTCGGCGTTGCCGTACAGCAGGATATCGGCACAGGCGTCGATCAGGATCGAATGACGAACCTTGTCCTGCCAGTAGTCGTAGTGCGCGATACGGCGCAGGGAAGCTTCGATACCACCCAGCACGATAGGTACATGCTTGTAGGCTTCCTTGCAGCGCTGGCTGTAGACCAGGCTCGCGCGGTCCGGACGCTTGCCGGCCAGGCCGCCTGGCGTGTAGGCGTCGTCGGAGCGAATCTTTTTATCGGCGGTGTAGCGGTTGATCATCGAGTCCATGTTGCCGGCCGCGACACCGAAAAACAGGTTCGGCTCACCAAGCTTCATGAAGTCGTCTTTGGACTGCCAGTTCGGCTGGGCAATGATGCCCACGCGAAAGCCTTGGGCTTCAAGCAGGCGGCCAATGATCGCCATGCCGAACGACGGATGATCGACGTAGGCATCACCGGTCACGATGATGATGTCGCAGGAATCCCAGCCGAGCTGATCCATCTCCTCCCTGCTCATTGGCAGGAACGGTGCTGGTCCGAAGCATTCGGCCCAGTACTTGGGATAGTCGAAAAGTGGTTTGGCTGCTTGCATGTCAGTGACCGGTGGCTAATCGATGAAAAATCGCGGGCGCGGAATATAGCACAAATTTTGACCAATTCCGACGTTAAAGGTCGGAATTGCTCGAATTGCCTTACTCGTCGTCGTCGAAGTTGTAACTACCCGGCGCCAGGTTCTCAAAGCGCGTGTACTTGCCGATGAAGGCCAGGCGAATAAAGCCGATCGGCCCGTTCCGCTGCTTGCCGATGATGATTTCGGCGATGCCTTTATGCTCGGTTTCCGGGTGATAGACCTCATCACGGTATACGAACATGATGACGTCGGCGTCCTGCTCGATCGCACCCGATTCACGCAAGTCGGAGTTCACCGGGCGCTTGTTGGGCCGCTGTTCAAGGGAACGGTTGAGCTGCGACAGGGCCACGACCGGGCAATTGAATTCCTTGGCCAGGGCCTTGAGCGAGCGCGAGATCTCGGAAATCTCGTTGGTACGGTTGTCACCGCTGGAGCCTGGAATCTGCATCAATTGCAGGTAGTCGATCATGATCAGACCCACTTCACCATGTTCACGCACCAAGCGGCGGGTACGCGCACGCATCTCCGAAGGGCTGATGCCAGCGGTATCGTCAATGAACAGCTTACGGTCGTTTAGCAGATTGACCGCCGAGGTCAGGCGTGGCCAGTCATCGTCTTCCAACTGACCGGAACGCACCTTGGTCTGGTCGATGCGGCCCAACGACGACAGCATACGCATGATCAGCGATTCGCCTGGCATCTCCAGGGAGTAGACCAATACCGCCTTGTCGCTACGCAACACGGCGTTTTCGACCAGGTTCATGGCAAAGGTGGTCTTACCCATGGATGGACGACCCGCAACGATGATCAAGTCGGCTGGCTGCAAGCCGCTGGTCTTCTCGTCGAGGTCGGTATAGCCGGTGGACAGGCCGGTGATTGCGCTGTCGGTATTGAACAACGTATCGATTCGATCGATGGCCTTGGTCAGCAGTTCGTTGACGCCGACCGGTCCTCCGGTCTTGGGCCGTGCTTCAGCGATCTGGAAGATCTGCCGCTCGGCTTCGTCGAGAATCTCTTCGGCATTGCGACCCTGAGGGTTGAATGCACTGTCGGCGATCTCATTGCTGATACTGATCAGCTGACGCAGCGTTGCCCGTTCACGGATGATCGCCGCATAAGCCTTGATGTTGGCGACCGACGGGGTGTTCTTCGCCAGCTCGCCCAGATAACCCAGGCCACCGACCTGCGAACTCAAACCTTCCTTGTCCAGTTGCTCGTGCAGTGTCACCACATCGAAGGGGGCGTTCTGGTCGGCGAGCTTGTGAATGGCGCGGAAGATCAGGCGGTGGTCATGCCGGTAGAAATCGCCATCGGAAACTTGATCAAGCACTCGTTCCCAGGCGTTGTTGTCCAGCATCAGGCCACCGAGCACGGCCTGTTCGGCCTCGATGGAGTGCGGAGGCACCTTCAGGGCAGAGGTTTGCAGATCATATTGCTCGGGGGCGGTAATCTCGTTCATGGCCACGCAGGAATCAGGGTGATGAAAAAGACAAAGGGCACGACCTGCAAAGCAGGATCGTGCCCGATGTTAACCGGCTGACACTCAAGGTGCTAGCCGATTGGGACAGCTTAGGCTGCGACAACAACCACGCGAACGGTGGCTTCAACGTCGCTGTGCAGGTGCACGGCAACGTCGTATTCGCCGACGTTACGGATGGTGCCGTTCGGCAGACGAACTTCAGCTTTGGCCACTTCAACGCCGGAGGCGGTCAGGGCGTCAGCGATGTCGTGGGTGCCGATCGAACCGAACAGCTTGCCTTCGTCACCGGCGGTGGCAGTGATGGTCACTTCCAGCTCGGCCAGTTGGGCAGCACGGGTTTCAGCCGAAGCTTTTTTGTCTGCAGCCAGTTTTTCCAGCTCGGCACGACGCTCTTCGAACGCAGCCAGGTTGGCGGCGGTCGCAGCGGTAGCCTTGCCGAATGGCAGCAGGAAGTTACGACCGTAACCGGCCTTAACATTTACCTTGTCGCCCAGGTTGCCCAGGTTGGCGACTTTTTCCAGCAGGATCAGTTCCATTTGGTATAAACCTCTTAACTTTTAACCTTCACCGTTCGCGGAATCGTTGTCAGCACCTTTAGGGGGTGCCTTGCGACCGCGAAAATCAATCAGGCTGTCGACAATGGCCAAAACCACGAGCAACGGATAAGTCAGCTGCATAAACAGCAGGAGTGTCACGTACATCCCGACCAACCAGAACTTACCCAGTCGACCTTGCGCCACCAGCCCATGCATCAGGGCAAGCCCTGCGAACATCAGCGGTACGCTGCACAGCGGCGTCAACATCGCCAGTTCAGAACCGAAATTCGGCCCCACCAGCATGAGCACCACCAATACCAGCGTTGGCACCAGAGGAAGCCTGACCGCTTGAAACTCGCGACCAAAACCTCCCGGGTTATACAACACTGCCTGCCAGTAACGACCCAACATCAGGGCCAGCACACTGACGGCTTGCATCAATGCCGCTATCAGGCCAATGAGCACAGGTGCGATCAGGCTACCCAGGCGGGCCCGCTCTTCTACCGACAATTGTTGGTAGAGACCGTCGAGCATCTGCGGCAGGGCTTTTTCAAGCACGCCAGCCAGCGCTTCGATCGGTTCGCGGAACACCGAACCCAGAACAACCCCATACACCAGGCCCATCGCGATGCTGAACAACAGCACCCGGTTCCAGGACTGTCCGGCGCGCAACAGCGCAGCCAGACCCAGCGTACCCAGCAACACCATCAAGGTGCGCGGCTCGCCGAAGAACCACCACACCAATGCCGGCAATAATGCCCAGGCGAGGACTGCGGAGGCGTCCTTGAAACCGCGCCGCAGGAACACCAGGCTCCCAGCGGCGGCACTCAACCAGAACAACAGCGGCAACGCCGCACAACCCACCACCACCAGGGTGGCTTGCACGCGACCGCGCATGATGAAATCAGCTAAGGCACGCATGCATTCTATCCTTTGCTACCTGTCGACGACCCGGTCTCAGCGGCCGT is a window of Pseudomonas sp. DG56-2 DNA encoding:
- the dnaB gene encoding replicative DNA helicase yields the protein MNEITAPEQYDLQTSALKVPPHSIEAEQAVLGGLMLDNNAWERVLDQVSDGDFYRHDHRLIFRAIHKLADQNAPFDVVTLHEQLDKEGLSSQVGGLGYLGELAKNTPSVANIKAYAAIIRERATLRQLISISNEIADSAFNPQGRNAEEILDEAERQIFQIAEARPKTGGPVGVNELLTKAIDRIDTLFNTDSAITGLSTGYTDLDEKTSGLQPADLIIVAGRPSMGKTTFAMNLVENAVLRSDKAVLVYSLEMPGESLIMRMLSSLGRIDQTKVRSGQLEDDDWPRLTSAVNLLNDRKLFIDDTAGISPSEMRARTRRLVREHGEVGLIMIDYLQLMQIPGSSGDNRTNEISEISRSLKALAKEFNCPVVALSQLNRSLEQRPNKRPVNSDLRESGAIEQDADVIMFVYRDEVYHPETEHKGIAEIIIGKQRNGPIGFIRLAFIGKYTRFENLAPGSYNFDDDE
- the rplI gene encoding 50S ribosomal protein L9; translation: MELILLEKVANLGNLGDKVNVKAGYGRNFLLPFGKATAATAANLAAFEERRAELEKLAADKKASAETRAAQLAELEVTITATAGDEGKLFGSIGTHDIADALTASGVEVAKAEVRLPNGTIRNVGEYDVAVHLHSDVEATVRVVVVAA